One Glycine max cultivar Williams 82 chromosome 4, Glycine_max_v4.0, whole genome shotgun sequence DNA segment encodes these proteins:
- the LOC100801522 gene encoding BEL1-like homeodomain protein 6, with the protein MATYYTSSSNERNAVPMLCLREPLPNSYPETPVLPSNMTFYMNSGSYSEALSGNSQQQNNCFVIPSPSVGASHSTPEQQEIFANISGFQTGFHDFSAWREGRSEMLVRQPMDGQNLQGHGLSLSLGTHIPSGIHSSSFDSFLGTNPSISGNEAYQNDSSRDEGMRHSENLPPGLPEANQDLAKADFSFHGMSGVGKTVPSSKYLKTVQLLLDEVVDIRKAIKRPAMKSHSTHEKSKKDSKEDDEQLENDRPSANGVPNSQASTGKTSCELSHAEKQDLHHKLTKLLSMLDEVDNRYKQYYQQMQTVVSSFDVIAGCGAAKPYTALALQTISCHFRCLRDAITGQISATQKNLGEQDASGSNNGVGMARLKYVDQQIRQQRVIQQFGMMQHAWRPQRGLPESSVSILRAWLFEHFLHPYPKDSDKIMLARQTGLTRSQVSNWFINARVRLWKPMIEEMYKQDNCIAGMDSNSSSENVSKVTKSYVKTSNDVGDDSQHCQSPIVADTNHSGGQAKDLRHDQALDTEMMASIGLASLINGGYGAETEHRRNLDDCGLFSNDTVVQSDGATNKRFVSVGPTCQMPESERFKSGSGVSLTLGLQHCEGGNFLPGKTHLSLVSMREDDISKATAASTVGVETTELECIGAGNQQQRLNSPHMLHDFEV; encoded by the exons ATGGCAACTTACTATACGAGTTCAAGTAATGAAAGGAACGCAGTGCCTATGCTGTGTCTTAGGGAACCTTTGCCTAATTCATATCCCGAGACACCAGTTTTGCCGAGCAATATGACATTTTATATGAACTCTGGATCATATTCAGAAGCACTGTCTGGCAATTCTCAGCAGCAAAACAATTGCTTTGTGATTCCATCACCATCAGTAGGGGCTTCACATTCCACTCCTGAACAACAAGAAATCTTTGCCAATATTAGTGGGTTCCAAACTGGGTTTCATGATTTCAGTGCATGGAGGGAAGGTAGAAGTGAAATGTTAGTCAGACAACCTATGGATGGACAGAACTTACAAGGTCATGGATTATCTCTCAGCCTTGGAACCCATATACCCTCAGGAATTCATAGTTCAAGTTTTGATTCATTTTTGGGTACTAATCCTTCAATTTCGGGTAATGAGGCCTACCAAAATGATTCATCTAGAGATGAGGGTATGAGACATTCTGAAAATCTTCCACCTGGCTTACCTGAAGCTAATCAAGATTTGGCCAAAGCGGATTTTTCATTTCATGGAATGTCTGGTGTTGGAAAAACAGTTCCTAGCTCCAAATACCTCAAGACAGTGCAACTACTACTTGATGAAGTTGTTGACATCCGAAAAGCTATTAAAAGACCTGCTATGAAAAGTCATAGCACACATGAGAAATCTAAGAAGGACTCTAAGGAGGATGATGAGCAACTAGAAAACGACAGGCCTTCTGCAAATGGAGTGCCTAATTCTCAAGCTTCAACTGGTAAGACCTCTTGTGAGCTTTCACATGCTGAAAAACAAGATCTGCACCACAAGTTAACAAAGCTTTTGTCAATGTTGGACGAG GTTGACAATAGGTATAAACAATATTATCAGCAGATGCAGACTGTAGTGTCATCATTTGATGTGATAGCAGGATGTGGAGCAGCTAAACCATACACAGCCCTTGCTCTGCAAACCATTTCATGCCATTTTCGGTGTTTGCGTGATGCAATCACTGGTCAAATCAGTGCAACACAAAAGAACCTTGGAGAGCAAGATGCTTCTGGAAGTAACAATGGAGTTGGAATGGCAAGACTAAAGTATGTGGACCAACAAATCCGACAACAGAGGGTTATTCAGCAGTTTGGCATGATGCAACATGCATGGAGACCACAAAGGGGGCTTCCAGAAAGCTCTGTTTCAATTCTTCGCGCTTGGCTTTTTGAGCATTTCCTTCATCC CTATCCAAAGGATTCTGATAAGATCATGCTAGCAAGACAGACAGGCTTGACCAGAAGTCAG GTGTCAAATTGGTTTATAAATGCTCGAGTGCGTCTATGGAAACCTATGATTGAAGAGATGTACAAGCAAGATAATTGTATTGCTGGcatggactcaaattcttcatctGAAAATGTGTCCAAGGTAACAAAAAGTTATGTCAAGACCTCCAATGATGTGGGTGATGATTCGCAGCACTGTCAAAGTCCAATTGTGGCCGATACAAATCACAGTGGTGGACAAGCTAAGGACCTCAGACATGATCAGGCTCTTGATACAGAAATGATGGCATCCATTGGATTAGCTAGTCTCATAAATGGAGGTTATGGGGCTGAAACTGAACATAGGCGAAATTTGGATGATTGTGGTCTCTTCTCTAATGACACAGTTGTTCAGTCTGATGGAGCTACTAATAAGAGGTTTGTGTCAGTTGGTCCAACATGCCAAATGCCAGAGTCTGAGAGGTTCAAGTCAGGAAGTGGAGTGTCTCTAACATTGGGTTTGCAGCATTGTGAAGGAGGTAATTTTTTGCCTGGTAAGACCCATCTCAGTTTGGTTTCCATGAGGGAGGACGACATCTCCAAAGCGACCGCAGCTTCAACAGTTGGAGTAGAGACAACAGAACTTGAGTGCATTGGTGCTGGAAACCAACAACAAAGGTTAAATTCACCTCATATGCTACATGATTTTGAAGTATGA
- the LOC121174758 gene encoding uncharacterized protein, whose product MKFSHHFSHNQNSALGYLSFPLGNMEQEIDNLISNMGSLGTSFPPKRGLSRYYSGKSRSFVCMEDVHCVEDLKKPEHYSDTKKRKKRSHRKELLNLAPYPCRRAPSCTQLTTPYVNV is encoded by the exons ATGAAATTCTCACATCATTTTTCTCACAATCAGAATTCAGCGTTGGGTtatctttctttccctctcggCAATATGGAGCAAGAAATTGACAATTTGATATCAAACATGGGTTCACTTGGAACCAGCTTTCCACCAAA GAGAGGATTGTCAAGGTATTACTCGGGAAAATCAAGATCATTTGTTTGCATGGAAGATGTACATTGCGTGGAGGATTTGAAGAAACCAGAACATTATTCTGAtacaaagaaaaggaagaaacgTTCGCACAGAAAGGAATTGCTCAACCTTGCTCCTTATCCATGCCGAAGGGCACCAAGTTGCACTCAATTAACTACCCCATACGTCAACGTGTAG
- the LOC100527811 gene encoding bifunctional phosphatase IMPL2, chloroplastic isoform X1, which yields MFSQCHFLSHSPIPNTTFRLRAMAPHSTPLELNRFAEVGNKVADAAGEVIRKYFRKNFDVIHKHDLSPVTIADQSAEEAMVSIILDNFPSHAIYGEENGWRCEEKNADYVWVLDPIDGTKSFITGKPVFGTLVALLQNGTPILGIIDQPVLRERWIGIAGKRTSLNGQEISTRTCADLSQAYLYTTSPHLFSGDAEEAFIRVRSKVKIPLYGCDCYAYALLSSGFVDLVVESGLKPYDFLALIPVIEGAGGVITDWKGDKLFWEASPLSIATSFNVVAAGDKQIHQQALDSLQWK from the exons ATGTTCTCACAGTGCCATTTTCTCTCTCACTCCCCAATTCCCAATACTACCTTTCGTCTCAGAGCCATGGCGCCTCACAGCACGCCTCTTGAACTCAATCGCTTCGCCGAGGTCGGTAACAAAGTCGCCGATGCTGCCGGAGAAGTTATCCGCAAATACTTCAGAAAAAACTTCGACGTTATTCACAAACATGATCTCA GTCCAGTAACCATTGCAGATCAATCTGCTGAGGAGGCTATGGTTTCAATCATACTAGACAATTTCCCTTCTCATGCCAT TTACGGAGAGGAAAATGGGTGGAGGTGTGAAGAAAAGAATGCTGATTATGTTTGGGTATTAGATCCCATAGATGGGACTAAGAGCTTTATTACTG GGAAACCTGTATTTGGTACTCTCGTTGCTCTTCTACAAAATGGCACACCA ATCCTTGGCATAATTGATCAACCTGTGTTAAGAGAAAGGTGGATCGGGATAGCAGGAAAGAGAACCTCACTGAACGGACAAGAAATATCTACACGCACTTGTGCGGACCTTTCTCAAGCATACCT GTACACCACAAGCCCACATCTGTTCAGTGGAGATGCAGAAGAGGCATTCATTCGTGTTAGAAGCAAG GTTAAAATTCCATTGTATGGCTGCGACTGCTATGCATATGCACTTTTGTCTTCTGGTTTTGTGGATCTTGTTGTTGAGTCTGGTCTGAAG CCATACGATTTTCTTGCATTGATTCCTGTTATTGAAGGCGCTGGAGGTGTCATAACTGATTGGAAAGGAGATAAACTGTTTTGGGAAGCTTCTCCACTTTCAATCGCCACAA GTTTTAATGTTGTGGCTGCTGGTGACAAACAGATTCATCAACAAGCTCTAGATTCATTGCAGTGGAAGTGA
- the LOC100527811 gene encoding bifunctional phosphatase IMPL2, chloroplastic isoform X2 translates to MFSQCHFLSHSPIPNTTFRLRAMAPHSTPLELNRFAEVGNKVADAAGEVIRKYFRKNFDVIHKHDLSPVTIADQSAEEAMVSIILDNFPSHAIYGEENGWRCEEKNADYVWVLDPIDGTKSFITGKPVFGTLVALLQNGTPILGIIDQPVLRERWIGIAGKRTSLNGQEISTRTCADLSQAYLYTTSPHLFSGDAEEAFIRVRSKVKIPLYGCDCYAYALLSSGFVDLVVESGLKALEVS, encoded by the exons ATGTTCTCACAGTGCCATTTTCTCTCTCACTCCCCAATTCCCAATACTACCTTTCGTCTCAGAGCCATGGCGCCTCACAGCACGCCTCTTGAACTCAATCGCTTCGCCGAGGTCGGTAACAAAGTCGCCGATGCTGCCGGAGAAGTTATCCGCAAATACTTCAGAAAAAACTTCGACGTTATTCACAAACATGATCTCA GTCCAGTAACCATTGCAGATCAATCTGCTGAGGAGGCTATGGTTTCAATCATACTAGACAATTTCCCTTCTCATGCCAT TTACGGAGAGGAAAATGGGTGGAGGTGTGAAGAAAAGAATGCTGATTATGTTTGGGTATTAGATCCCATAGATGGGACTAAGAGCTTTATTACTG GGAAACCTGTATTTGGTACTCTCGTTGCTCTTCTACAAAATGGCACACCA ATCCTTGGCATAATTGATCAACCTGTGTTAAGAGAAAGGTGGATCGGGATAGCAGGAAAGAGAACCTCACTGAACGGACAAGAAATATCTACACGCACTTGTGCGGACCTTTCTCAAGCATACCT GTACACCACAAGCCCACATCTGTTCAGTGGAGATGCAGAAGAGGCATTCATTCGTGTTAGAAGCAAG GTTAAAATTCCATTGTATGGCTGCGACTGCTATGCATATGCACTTTTGTCTTCTGGTTTTGTGGATCTTGTTGTTGAGTCTGGTCTGAAG GCGCTGGAGGTGTCATAA
- the PM12 gene encoding dehydrin, with the protein MAEAQLRDQHGNPVPLTDQYGNPVILTDERGNPVQLTGVATTATGTAGSGFGSYGTGAYGGGASATTVADLLATQPRSGREARELRRSSSSSSSSSEDDGQGGRRKKGVKDKIKEKLPGVGGGNNNKEHAHTTTAPTTATNHPADQHEKKGIMERIKEKLPGHHTH; encoded by the exons ATGGCTGAAGCACAACTACGAGACCAGCATGGCAACCCTGTCCCACTCACCGATCAATACGGTAATCCGGTTATCTTAACTGACGAGCGCGGTAATCCCGTCCAACTCACTGGTGTCGCTACCACCGCTACCGGCACAGCAGGTTCTGGGTTTGGGTCCTATGGTACCGGTGCTTACGGTGGTGGTGCAAGTGCAACCACCGTTGCAGATCTTTTGGCAACCCAACCAAGGAGTGGCAGGGAGGCTAGAGAGCTTCGTCGTTCCTCCAGTTCAAGCTCTAGCTCG TCTGAGGATGATGGGCAAGGTGGGAGGAGGAAGAAGGGagtgaaggataaaataaaagagaaactaCCAGGGGTAGGAGGAGGGAATAATAATAAGGAGCATGCACACACAACAACTGCTCCAACCACCGCCACTAACCACCCTGCTGATCAGCATGAGAAGAAGGGCATAATGGAGAGGATCAAAGAAAAATTGCCTGGCCACCACACCCACTGA
- the LOC100778123 gene encoding uncharacterized protein, which produces MGAACCVAARDKTIQSGSTSDNLHRNARCSPTWSFRWDHRGRVAGEDTSINWFSDGISRNDGSENKNESAYVSEDGSPLQNYQQKRCQKPPISEVTAAHRRNSTSDQSFSRTVSTDVNIEQVNGLAESSIVSCPSPTKPSLPSTSLSASPLSSQCHIPPSSSTPLRWPCHSPGHQLSQQAYDSRIPAVKSPSSFSLSDERPVFSSWSNEVGMHSHGGSSDGWSIPGFSELMGTPQRERWSFDSESYGFNRERLARPSSWFSASQVDLQSCGICSKLLAEKSSWSMQKIIASNDLSVVAVLVCGHVCHAECLEIMTPDINKYDPACPVCTFGEKQTIKLSEKALKAEMDLKARNNKSKNRVVDSDIDDDSVVFDHFKGRGLKGKGPRIDSSSSGRSSFGKPFLRRHFSFGSKGSRSVLDNHPTRKKGFFWAKSSKE; this is translated from the exons ATGGGTGCTGCTTGTTGTGTTGCTGCCAGAGACAAAACTATACAAAGTGGATCAACCAGTGACAATTTGCATCGGAATGCTCGATGTTCTCCAACATGGAGCTTTCGGTGGGATCATCGGGGGCGTGTAGCTGGTGAAGATACTTCTATAAATTGGTTTTCAGATGGTATTAGCAGGAATGATGGATCAGAGAATAAAAATGAATCAGCATATGTGTCAGAGGATGGAAGTCCACTGCAGAATTATCAACAGAAAAGATGCCAAAAACCACCAATTTCAGAAGTAACTGCTGCACACAGGAGAAATTCAACTTCAG ACCAATCTTTTTCAAGGACTGTTTCTACGGATGTGAACATCGAACAG GTGAATGGGTTGGCAGAATCATCAATAGTATCTTGCCCATCTCCCACAAAACCATCACTGCCTTCAACTTCATTATCAGCATCTCCTTTATCATCTCAATGTCACATACCTCCATCAAGTTCGACCCCTTTGAGGTGGCCCTGCCATTCCCCAGGACACCAGCTATCACAGCAAGCTTATGATAGCCGTATCCCAGCAGTTAAGTCACCCAGCAGCTTCTCTTTGTCTGACGAAAGGCCTGTGTTTTCTTCATGGAGCAATGAAGTGGGTATGCACTCCCATGGTGGATCTTCAGATGGTTGGTCTATACCTGGCTTTTCTGAGCTGATGGGAACACCCCAGAGAGAAAGATGGTCATTTGATAGTGAGTCCTATGGTTTTAACCGAGAAAGATTAGCTAGACCCAGTAGTTGGTTTTCAGCTTCACAAGTTGATTTGCAATCATGTGGTATTTGCTCAAAGCTTTTAGCAGAGAAGTCTTCTTGGAGCATGCAAAAGATAATTGCAAGTAATGACCTTTCTGTAGTTGCTGTCCTTGTCTGTGGACACGTCTGTCATGCTGAATGTTTGGAGATTATGACACCTGATATCAATAAGTATGATCCAGCTTGCCCAGTTTGCACTTTTGGTGAGAAACAAACTATAAAGTTGTCTGAAAAAGCTCTGAAAGCTGAAATGGATTTGAAGGCTAGAAACAATAAATCAAAGAATCGGGTTGTGGACAGTGATATTGACGATGATTCTGTTGTGTTTGATCACTTTAAAGGGAGAGGGCTTAAAGGTAAAGGTCCTAGGATAGATTCCAGTTCCAGTGGGAGAAGCTCCTTTGGGAAACCTTTTCTGAGGCGACATTTTTCCTTTGGATCAAAGGGTTCCAGATCCGTGTTAGATAATCACCCTACAAGAAAGAAGGGTTTCTTTTGGGCAAAATCTAGCAAGGAATAA